The Methylomarinum vadi genome has a window encoding:
- the sbcB gene encoding exodeoxyribonuclease I produces the protein MAKPTFYWHDYETFGTDPQRDRVCQFAGIRTDLDFNIIGEPLMLYCKPAADCLPHPLACFITGITPQIAERNGVCEAEFIRIIHRELVEPATCTVGYNNLRFDDEVTRNLLYRNFYDPYAREWQNNNSRWDLIDVARAARALRPAGIEWPDNEEGTPSFRLEELTRVNGLEHGAAHDALSDVYATIAIAKLIKQKQPKLYQFLFDHRIKQEALKLLRLGSYRPVVHISGKYPASRHCMAVVVAICQHPENSNGVIVYDLSVDPQPLLELTAEEIKQRVFTATADLAEGMDRIPLKTVHINKCPVLAPVSVIREQDAERLGCDLSQCHANLERIKAAKRLDDKLMEVFKSNFDDTPTDPDLMIYSGGFFSPHDKAEMNKVRDATPEQLSTLALDFRDKRLPKMLFRYKGRNFPETLNCAEQQRWRQYCIEVLQDEQVGPSLNLASFLPQLEQLRREYPGKNSVFEDLQAFAENRKSFLSTS, from the coding sequence ATGGCAAAACCTACATTTTATTGGCATGACTACGAAACCTTCGGCACTGATCCGCAACGCGACCGGGTCTGTCAATTTGCCGGTATCCGAACCGATCTGGACTTCAACATCATCGGCGAGCCGTTAATGCTCTATTGCAAGCCGGCCGCCGATTGTTTGCCCCATCCGCTAGCCTGTTTCATCACCGGCATCACGCCGCAAATAGCCGAACGCAATGGCGTTTGCGAGGCAGAGTTTATTCGCATCATTCATCGGGAATTAGTGGAACCGGCCACCTGTACGGTCGGTTATAACAACCTCCGCTTTGACGATGAAGTGACGCGCAACCTGCTTTACCGTAATTTTTACGATCCCTATGCCCGGGAATGGCAAAACAACAACTCACGATGGGATCTGATCGATGTGGCCAGGGCGGCGCGGGCATTACGGCCGGCCGGCATCGAATGGCCCGATAACGAAGAGGGAACCCCCAGTTTTCGCCTGGAGGAGTTGACCCGAGTCAATGGCTTAGAACACGGTGCGGCCCACGATGCGTTATCGGATGTCTATGCGACGATCGCGATTGCGAAGTTAATTAAACAGAAACAGCCCAAGCTTTATCAATTCCTGTTCGATCACCGTATTAAACAAGAAGCGTTAAAATTACTCCGTCTAGGCTCTTACCGACCTGTCGTGCATATTTCCGGTAAATACCCGGCGAGCAGGCATTGCATGGCGGTGGTGGTTGCTATCTGTCAACATCCCGAGAATAGTAACGGGGTGATCGTGTACGATTTGTCGGTGGACCCGCAACCATTACTGGAATTAACGGCGGAAGAGATCAAACAACGCGTGTTTACGGCAACAGCCGATCTGGCCGAGGGGATGGATAGAATTCCGTTAAAAACGGTGCATATTAACAAATGTCCCGTATTAGCCCCGGTATCGGTGATTCGCGAGCAGGATGCCGAGAGGCTCGGATGCGATTTAAGTCAATGCCATGCCAATCTTGAACGCATCAAGGCGGCGAAGAGGTTGGACGATAAGCTCATGGAAGTTTTCAAAAGCAATTTTGATGACACGCCGACAGACCCGGATTTGATGATTTACAGCGGCGGATTTTTTTCTCCGCATGATAAAGCCGAAATGAACAAGGTCAGGGACGCGACGCCTGAGCAGCTGTCGACCCTAGCGCTGGATTTTCGGGATAAACGTTTGCCGAAAATGTTATTCAGATATAAAGGCCGGAATTTTCCGGAAACGCTAAATTGCGCCGAACAACAACGCTGGCGGCAATATTGTATCGAAGTGCTGCAAGACGAGCAGGTTGGGCCATCCTTGAACTTGGCCTCCTTTTTGCCACAGCTGGAACAACTGCGCCGGGAATATCCGGGAAAAAATTCCGTTTTTGAAGATTTGCAAGCGTTTGCCGAGAATAGGAAAAGTTTTTTGTCAACCTCCTGA
- a CDS encoding FAD:protein FMN transferase encodes MGTSFSIKVSQLPKTVAHEALVQQIDELLSLLNRQMSTYLPDSELSLFNSSQSTEWQPASPALFQVLAEAKRVNKQSRGAFDVTVGPLVNLWGFGPDPISFVAPPEDQIAAKLHLIGSNHLFLQDDGLAIRKDIPQLYLDLSALAKGYAVDRVALLLEQQGIENYLVEIGGEIRLKGVNIQGKPWRIAVEKPAADSRMIQKVLPVSDICMATSGDYRNFFEVDGVRFSHTIDPRTGRPITHKLASVTVLSQTTMTADAWATALTVLGPVQGFELAQQKNIAALFIIKTDAGFMEKSTSAFNDFFEVKS; translated from the coding sequence ATGGGTACCAGTTTCAGCATCAAGGTCAGTCAATTACCGAAAACGGTCGCGCACGAAGCCTTGGTGCAGCAGATCGATGAATTATTGAGTTTGCTCAATAGGCAAATGTCGACTTATCTGCCGGATTCTGAACTCTCGCTGTTCAACAGCAGTCAATCGACTGAGTGGCAACCGGCTTCGCCGGCATTGTTTCAGGTCTTGGCGGAAGCCAAACGCGTCAATAAACAATCGCGGGGAGCATTCGATGTGACGGTGGGGCCGTTGGTTAATCTGTGGGGGTTCGGTCCGGATCCAATAAGTTTTGTGGCCCCGCCCGAGGACCAGATAGCGGCGAAATTACACCTGATCGGTTCCAATCATCTTTTTTTGCAAGATGACGGGCTGGCGATCAGAAAAGATATTCCGCAGCTGTATCTTGACTTGTCGGCCTTAGCGAAGGGTTATGCGGTGGACCGGGTGGCCTTGTTGTTGGAACAGCAAGGAATAGAAAATTATTTGGTGGAAATTGGTGGCGAGATTCGCCTGAAGGGAGTCAATATACAAGGAAAACCCTGGCGTATTGCGGTTGAAAAACCCGCCGCCGATAGCCGGATGATTCAAAAAGTTTTGCCGGTCAGCGACATCTGCATGGCGACTTCCGGTGATTACCGCAATTTTTTTGAAGTCGATGGCGTGCGTTTTTCCCATACCATCGATCCGCGTACCGGCCGGCCCATTACCCACAAATTGGCATCGGTGACGGTTTTAAGCCAAACGACGATGACGGCGGATGCTTGGGCTACGGCGTTGACGGTATTAGGACCGGTGCAAGGTTTTGAGTTGGCTCAGCAAAAAAACATTGCGGCTTTATTTATAATTAAAACCGATGCGGGGTTTATGGAAAAAAGCACGTCGGCTTTTAACGATTTCTTTGAGGTGAAATCATGA
- a CDS encoding CBS domain-containing protein, protein MLAKITIADYMTKHVFTLKRETSVLEAIKSLLAHKVTCAPVVDEHGKLVGMFSEKDSMKVVLDCAYNQGMSGTVGEFMTSDIISVDADASIVDLAERFEDSTIRSFPVFRDNDLVGVVSRTDVLKALTSIK, encoded by the coding sequence ATGCTGGCTAAAATTACCATAGCGGACTATATGACTAAGCATGTTTTCACATTGAAGAGGGAAACCAGTGTTTTAGAAGCCATTAAGTCGTTATTAGCCCATAAAGTAACTTGTGCCCCAGTCGTGGATGAACACGGTAAGTTAGTGGGCATGTTTTCCGAAAAAGACAGTATGAAGGTTGTATTGGATTGCGCCTATAATCAGGGTATGAGTGGCACGGTCGGCGAGTTCATGACCAGCGACATCATCAGCGTGGATGCCGATGCCAGCATTGTCGACCTAGCGGAACGATTTGAGGATTCAACAATCAGGAGTTTTCCGGTTTTCCGTGATAACGACTTGGTTGGCGTGGTTAGCAGAACAGACGTATTGAAGGCATTGACGTCGATAAAATAA
- the nqrM gene encoding (Na+)-NQR maturation NqrM, protein MTYFLITFAFMLLVIVIMAIGVIFGRKAIKGSCGGANNGNCICVEKCDKRKKLEAETEGKL, encoded by the coding sequence ATGACATATTTTCTGATTACATTTGCATTTATGCTGTTGGTCATCGTTATCATGGCGATTGGTGTTATATTCGGGCGCAAGGCGATCAAAGGTTCCTGTGGCGGGGCCAATAATGGCAATTGTATTTGTGTGGAAAAATGCGACAAGCGCAAAAAACTTGAAGCCGAGACCGAAGGGAAACTGTAA